Genomic window (Nitrospirota bacterium):
CATGTTTCAGCTTTATTCCCGCGCACTCCGTTCAACAAAGCAGGCTGAGGACTATACCCGGGCGATCTTCTATGGCCGCTCAATGCTCGATGAGGCCTATAGTGTCCCGGATCCTTCTGAAATATCAGGGTCAAAGGAGTACGAGAAATACTACACGGTCACCCGACAGGCTGTGATCAGATCAGAATCTGAGGACACGAAGGCTAAGCTCTATGAGATCATGGTGACCGTCACCTGGCCGCCTTCCGGAAACCTGACGATGAAAGGACTCCGCTCTGTCTATGCGCCTGAAGAATAACCGGGGATTTACGCTTCTTGAACTGCTGATCGCGATAACGCTCTCGATCCTGCTCCTAGCTGTTCTTGGTGCTGCCATGAGGCTCGGCCACAAGTCACAGGAAAAAGGCACAGAGCGGGGCGAAGTGACGCAGAAGATGCGCATCCTTGAAGACAGGATCGCATGGCTCATCAGGGGTGCCTATCCCTATTATGTGAAGAAGACTGACGAAAAGAAGATCTTCTTTGAGGGCAAGTCTGACAGGGCAGGCTTTGTGACGTCCAGCATTGACGTTCATGGCACAGGGCCGGAAGATCTTGCAGGATTGAAATGGGTCTCGATCTTTGTGGACAGCGAAGGTTTGAAGATCAGGGAAAAGGTCTTTTTCCTGGAAGATGTTTTTGAGGACAGAAACGGTAAGGTATATCTGCTTGACCCGGAGGTCAGAAAAATAGAGTTTGAGTTCTTCGAGATCAAGGAAGGAGAAAAACAGGGCAACTGGATCACTGAATGGGATCCGGAAGACAAAGAGACGATACCCTTAGCAGTTAAGGTAAAGATGACCCTTCAACGGAACGACCAGAAGCTCGAGTTCCCCGAAATGATCGTGAAGACCGCAGCTCAGCGGAAGCCAACCGGCTCGCGCTGAAATTACCTGATCTTTGCCCCTTCTTAGCGTCCTTAACGTCCTTCATAGGCCTTGAACAGGAAGATTTTTTCTGAGTATTTGATGCCCATCTGACACATATATGCGCCGCACAGTAGTGTGTCAAGGCGCATTTGCCCCTGAATTATCTCGTATTCTCAAAAATTCTCAAAATCATAGCCTCCTTAATTTATAAGTATATAAGCATGATGAGGAGGATTTCATGAACCTTATTTCATTCTGGCACGTATCTTGTTAATATGCTCTTATGCTTGGCAAAAGGAAATTGCGATGAAAGAAAAATGTGACAAGACAAAGTGCCCTTTCCTGAACAGTCCCTTTCCTGACTGCTACTGTTCCCAGCTGACCAGCCAGGCCACGGACAAGGTGATCAAATACTGCGTTGGCACTTATGAGGAATGTGATATTTACCGGCAGCATCTTGATACATGAAGAAGGACTTATGTCTGTTGAAGGGCACTTAGATCAGACAGCTGACTGTATTAATGTTGAATAACAATAAGGAGAAGATTACGATGAAGAGTCTAACTGTGAGATTGGGTAGCAGGCAGATCGGTTATCTGCAGAACGCACTGAAGTGTGCGGTTATGCTCACCTTGATGATAGGTCTGTTTCTCGTTTCAGATACCCAGGCCTTCACCCTCAATGTTGAGGGGTGCGACGCCGCTAACGTCTGCACCCCCCTTCCGGGAGGCTTCCGTTATCTGGTGGAGGAGGATAATACTACCTTGACCATCCCGCAGACAGTGCAGATCAACCCTCCGAGTGCTACCCTTGCCATCCACAAAAGCCACGCGCCGGTCGTGACATCAGGGGCATCGGCCGGATCCTCCGCAACAGTTACTGTGCCGGCAGGAAAGAGGTACTTCATCACCGTGCTCCCTGACGCTGGTTATGCCCTGGGCGGCGCCCCAAACTCTGCTATCGGTGCTGGGGGATCACTCGTTTTCAAGGATCCTGTGACCGTAAGGGTGAACCAACATCCTTTGCCGACTGCCCAGGTCACCATCTTTGCCCATATTGATCATAACCCGATAAATAATACCTGGGATCAATACGACGGCGGCCTCAGCGGCGCGGCTATCCCTACCCCAACCCCGTTAAACGGCGGCCTCGGACGCGCCACGGTAACCATTTACGATGCCGCAGGCCAGGTCATGTTTGATATCAACGGCAATCCACTTGGGACCATGTATGACGCTGGCGGTAATGTGATCGCCATGGGGACCGGTGTTGTAACCACTATGACGGCGGCCGATGTCAACAACCCTCTCAAGAACCCCTATAACCTCAAGATCGGGGAAGCGCTGATCAAATACATTTCTCCCAACAAGTACGGCGTCAAGGTTGTGCCCCCACAGTTTGACGACAGCGGTAACCCGATCAGCTGGGTGCAGACCTCCACGATTGAGGGGACGCAGGTCATAGATGCCTGGGTCAAGGCAAACGAACCCCGGCAGTTTATAGAAGGGTTTGGCCAGGGCTTTAATCATGTTGCCTTCGGCTTTGTCAAGGTGAGCCCCGCGTCTGAATCAGTGATCGCCGGCCAGTCGGTTAAGGTGCTTCCCTGGAACATCACCAATTCAGCGGACCCTGACTATGTAAACCGTGCCGGTTTCACCGGGTCTATCCAGGGGACCGTGCGTCTTAACCACTTTTCCCGGCCTCCGAGTCTGCAAGGATACTTCCCTGGCCCTCCGGTTGCGGAATGCTGGGTAGGTCTGAACAATCCTGTGGCAACGCCCGGACTGCAGCCTTCCGGACTGTACGCTGCTCCCTGTAACCCTGCCACCGGCGAGTTTGTTATCAACAATGTGCCGCCCGGCACGTACCAGCTGGTCTATTGGGATAAGCCTCTTGATTTTCTTTTCGGGTTCAATACGGTCACGGTCCCGGCCGGAACAGGAGGGACAGGAGAGGCCGTGAACCTCGGCAATGTCCTGGCCTACCGCTGGTTTGGCACCCTTGAGGGCAGCGTCTTCCATGACGTGAATGAGAACGGTTTCCGTGATGCCGGTGAGACCGGCATCGCGAGCCAGAACATCAACCTCCGCTTCCGTGATGGATCGATGTATCAGACAACGCCGACGGACGTGAACGGAGAATATGAGCTCGCCGAGGTCTTCCCCTTCTTTAATTGGCTCGTTGCGGAAGTGGATTTTGCCCGCTTCAAGGCCACGGGTATGACCACTGCTATTGATTACGGCGGGCAGATTACCTCATCGGCATGGCCGGCAAACGGAAACAAGGCGCTCCAGCCGCAGAATCCGTCTGATCCGTTTAACATTTATCAGACAACCGATTACAGGACTGAAACCGGCCCTGTACTGCTTGAGGCGATACAACTTTTTCTCGGCCAGACCAACCTGATCGACTTTGGTAAGACGACCTATAGCCCCGGCGAAAACGGCGGCATCGCAGGTATCGTCTACTATTCCGTGACCCGCGCTGAAAATGAGCCCCGCTTCGGGGCTGCTGAAACCTGGGAGCCTGGTATCCCACGGGTGCAGGTCTGTCTTTATCAGGACAACCTGACCAACGCAACCGGGGCGACGGTGCCGGACGGTATTATCGATGACATAAACGGCATTCCCGGTGTGCAACTCTGCGACGTGGACAACTATCCCTTTGGCTGGGCCGAGGGTACGGCTCCGAGAGGGCCTGAAGATGTGATCCGAAGCGGGGACGGCATTACCTTCAGCCTTGGTGATGCGTTACAGGCAACTTCTACTGATAGTTGGGATGACAACAATCCCAGTCGCTGCATACAGGACCGGCCGATTATTCACGGTATTCAGATCCCCGAGTGTGCAGACGGCTTCGGGACCTGGAACCAGGTGCGGCCGGGCGTTTTTGACGGCGGCTATGCCTTCGGGTCTCCTGTCGGCGATCCGGACCTGGCTGCAGGCACGTACATCGTTGAAGCAGTTATGCCGGACCACTATGGGATCGTGAAGGAAGAGGACAAGAACGTTGATTTCGGCGAAACGTTCACGGTAAGCCGGCAGCCCCTGGCAACGCAGCTCCTGCCGCCGGTCTGCGTCGGCACGGTAGATAACGGCCAACCGCTGCATATCGTTCCGAACGAACTGGCGCTTTTCCCTGGCGTTCCGATCGATCCGCCGCTGGCAGGCTCAACAACGCCGCTCTGTAACATGAAGCAGGTAACGGTAAGGCAGGCGCAGAATTCGGCTGCTGATTTTCAGTTTATAACCGAGGTTCCCAAAGCTGCCCGTGTCATCGGTTTTGTGCTGAACGACCTGACAGCCGAGTTTAATGCCGGCAGTCCTGTCTTTGGCGAGAAACTGGCTGCCAAATGGATACCAGTCTCTTTCAAGGACTGGACAGGGAAAGAGATTACCAGGGTCTACTCCGATGAGTTTGGCACGTACAACGCCCTGCTGCCATCGACCTACTCGGTCAACATACCCTGTCCGACCGGTGTTTCTCCAAGCATGATTACCCTGGTTCTGAACGATCCGAACCTGCCTGATGGGACCCTGGACCCGTACTATGACCCGACTTATGTCATAGCCCCCTGGACCCTCAATTACATGCCAGGGAAAACGACCTACGTGGATACGCCGATCGTGCCGATAAGGGCTTTTGCAGCCATGGGTGCGGGTTTCTCCACTGCCCCGGCAGACGGAACTCCGGTGATCAGATCACTTGACGGCCCTGGTACCGGGATAGCGCCGCTTATCTGCACCAACACCGATCCGTTGCCGACTACCGTCACCATTACTTCGCTCGGTCCGACGGTTGTCATCGATCCTGCCACTGGCACCAATGTCACCCGCGACTACGGCTTCGGCGCGACCCAGGGGAGCGTAACCCTGAACGGTACAGCCCTGTCGATCGTGAGCTGGAGCGCCGGCACTATCGTTGCCACAGTTCCTGCGGGTGCCACTACCGGAACTATCATGGTTACCAGGGGGGGCGCTGGCGGGCTGACCACCGAGATCGGTGTAACCCTGACCATCACCGATTGCGCAACGACTGGCGTCCGCAACGTTCCGAGTGCTTACCCGACCATACAGTCGGCAATTAA
Coding sequences:
- a CDS encoding prepilin-type N-terminal cleavage/methylation domain-containing protein; amino-acid sequence: MRLRSIRSSALLRSNGFSLMEVMVALAIMAVAVVAMFQLYSRALRSTKQAEDYTRAIFYGRSMLDEAYSVPDPSEISGSKEYEKYYTVTRQAVIRSESEDTKAKLYEIMVTVTWPPSGNLTMKGLRSVYAPEE
- a CDS encoding type II secretion system protein, giving the protein MRLKNNRGFTLLELLIAITLSILLLAVLGAAMRLGHKSQEKGTERGEVTQKMRILEDRIAWLIRGAYPYYVKKTDEKKIFFEGKSDRAGFVTSSIDVHGTGPEDLAGLKWVSIFVDSEGLKIREKVFFLEDVFEDRNGKVYLLDPEVRKIEFEFFEIKEGEKQGNWITEWDPEDKETIPLAVKVKMTLQRNDQKLEFPEMIVKTAAQRKPTGSR
- a CDS encoding putative Ig domain-containing protein, whose translation is MKSLTVRLGSRQIGYLQNALKCAVMLTLMIGLFLVSDTQAFTLNVEGCDAANVCTPLPGGFRYLVEEDNTTLTIPQTVQINPPSATLAIHKSHAPVVTSGASAGSSATVTVPAGKRYFITVLPDAGYALGGAPNSAIGAGGSLVFKDPVTVRVNQHPLPTAQVTIFAHIDHNPINNTWDQYDGGLSGAAIPTPTPLNGGLGRATVTIYDAAGQVMFDINGNPLGTMYDAGGNVIAMGTGVVTTMTAADVNNPLKNPYNLKIGEALIKYISPNKYGVKVVPPQFDDSGNPISWVQTSTIEGTQVIDAWVKANEPRQFIEGFGQGFNHVAFGFVKVSPASESVIAGQSVKVLPWNITNSADPDYVNRAGFTGSIQGTVRLNHFSRPPSLQGYFPGPPVAECWVGLNNPVATPGLQPSGLYAAPCNPATGEFVINNVPPGTYQLVYWDKPLDFLFGFNTVTVPAGTGGTGEAVNLGNVLAYRWFGTLEGSVFHDVNENGFRDAGETGIASQNINLRFRDGSMYQTTPTDVNGEYELAEVFPFFNWLVAEVDFARFKATGMTTAIDYGGQITSSAWPANGNKALQPQNPSDPFNIYQTTDYRTETGPVLLEAIQLFLGQTNLIDFGKTTYSPGENGGIAGIVYYSVTRAENEPRFGAAETWEPGIPRVQVCLYQDNLTNATGATVPDGIIDDINGIPGVQLCDVDNYPFGWAEGTAPRGPEDVIRSGDGITFSLGDALQATSTDSWDDNNPSRCIQDRPIIHGIQIPECADGFGTWNQVRPGVFDGGYAFGSPVGDPDLAAGTYIVEAVMPDHYGIVKEEDKNVDFGETFTVSRQPLATQLLPPVCVGTVDNGQPLHIVPNELALFPGVPIDPPLAGSTTPLCNMKQVTVRQAQNSAADFQFITEVPKAARVIGFVLNDLTAEFNAGSPVFGEKLAAKWIPVSFKDWTGKEITRVYSDEFGTYNALLPSTYSVNIPCPTGVSPSMITLVLNDPNLPDGTLDPYYDPTYVIAPWTLNYMPGKTTYVDTPIVPIRAFAAMGAGFSTAPADGTPVIRSLDGPGTGIAPLICTNTDPLPTTVTITSLGPTVVIDPATGTNVTRDYGFGATQGSVTLNGTALSIVSWSAGTIVATVPAGATTGTIMVTRGGAGGLTTEIGVTLTITDCATTGVRNVPSAYPTIQSAINAASAGDLILVAPGTYYENVIMYKPVHLQGAGAGATFINANPNPLERLQAFHAFLDALGARDFAAYMQGDPFTVAEAPGIFVIGELIYPNGTALNPLPGTKTLNPGNSFSTTGQASIDGFTISGSKAGGGIYGIAGASNLTISNNNVTNNQGNLAGGIGLGIVGFDSQNDNVIIRNNRVHSNGGVDGSGGIAMNEGSENYLVESNIVMGNFSRFNGGGIAHNGFSPGNNIIRKNKILFNEVFFGALLNTAGDGGGIFVGDTVAGAEGTGNVTIEANLIQGNLTGAGSGAGIRAFAVNAQDVADSPANDASWYRLNIVNNIIVNNVAAVAGAGISLQDVLRVNIVNNTIANNDSTATGVLAFAAGAANSTPQPSGVVSGVHSSALLALITLPGEPNYSNPVLLNNIIWHNRSFFNDASLNGGAGGLAPNPDGPYWDLAVINAVTPPALDPDYCILSALTGGPGGKNYNDGTNIAADPGFVLNYSNILQSASVIDEGGNSINVLFTPLDPAAGNYHITPASPAVNTGNSAGAPTTDYDAQARPNGPAPDIGADEVYVTAPPLVITTTSLPGGVVGTAYPATTLTATGGFGPKTWSVSAGALPGGLTLSAAGVITGTPTAPGTFNFTVQVTDSSGTATKPLSIIVTVGPLTITTTSLPGGVVGTAYPATTLTATGGFGPKTWSLVAGGGFGQPSGGLPGGLTLSAAGVITGTPTAPGTFNFTVRVTDSSGSVTKSLSIVVAAP